One genomic window of Corythoichthys intestinalis isolate RoL2023-P3 chromosome 18, ASM3026506v1, whole genome shotgun sequence includes the following:
- the sumf2 gene encoding inactive C-alpha-formylglycine-generating enzyme 2, whose protein sequence is MEMWFRGFVCLFFLSLITTTTAAANDDDVMVSIPGGRMTRMSSGGEEDETEIELLPFLLDKQPVTNKAFREFVRAEKYKTEAETFGWSFVFKDFVSDDVKSKVTHTIKSAPWWLPVERAFWRQPSGSGSGISARLDFPVVHVSWNDARAFCAWKTKKLPTEEQWEWAARGGLAGETFPWGKRFQANRSNLWQGPFPDGDTAEDGYHGLAPVDAFPPQNKFGLLDMLGNTWEWTSSVFASRQQMFVLRGASWIDTADGSANHRARVGTRMGNTPDSASDNLSFRCASDSRERKSRTDL, encoded by the exons ATGGAAATGTGGTTTAGAGGTTTCGTGTGCCTTTTTTTCTTGTCGTTAATCACGACGACGACGGCAG CGGCAAATGACGATGACGTCATGGTGTCCATTCCCGGAGGGAGGATGACGAGGATGAGCTCCGGTGGGGAAGAAGATGAGACGGAGATTGAACTTTTGCCTTTTTTGTTGGACAAACAGCCCGTCACAAATAAGGCTTTCAG GGAATTCGTGAGAGCTGAAAAGTACAAAACAGAAGCCGAAACGTTCGGTTGGAGTTTTGTCTTTAAGGATTTCGTGTCTGATGACGTCAAGAGCAAAGTGACGCACACCATTAAG TCTGCTCCATGGTGGCTTCCTGTTGAACGAGCCTTTTGGCGGCAG CCTTCTGGTTCCGGTTCTGGCATCAGCGCTCGCCTGGACTTCCCGGTGGTCCACGTCAGCTGGAACGACGCACGGGCCTTTTGCGCGTGGAAGACGAAAAAGCTGCCTACCGAGGAGCAGTGGGAGTGGGCAGCAAGAGGAGGACTTGCCG GTGAAACCTTTCCGTGGGGGAAGCGCTTCCAGGCCAACAGAAGCAACCTGTGGCAG GGTCCGTTTCCGGATGGCGACACGGCGGAGGACGGGTATCATGGACTCGCGCCAGTTGATGCTTTCCCGCCACAGAACAAGTTCG GACTGTTGGACATGTTGGGGAACACGTGGGAGTGGACATCCAGTGTGTTTGCGTCCCGCCAACAGATGTTCGTGTTGCGCGGCGCCTCTTGGATCGACACCGCGGATGGCTCGGCCAATCACAGAGCTCGAGTTGGCACCAG GATGGGAAACACCCCGGACTCAGCCTCCGACAACCTGAGCTTCAGGTGCGCTTCAGACAGCCGCGAGAGGAAATCGCGCACCGATTTGTAG